DNA sequence from the bacterium genome:
GATGTCCCGATCGATCTTCGTCAGGATCGACCGGGTGTCGGAGACCAAACCGGGCAGCGAGCGGTGAACCAACATCAGCATCGATTCGACGCGCGCCAGGACGCGCCACAGATACACAAGAAAGACGAGAAACGCGCCCACGGAGATGACGCACGTCGCGGCGATGATGGCGAGGCTGATGTTGGCGACGGTCGACATGGCTTCCCCTCCTATCATCAGTTTTTACCCCTCAATCCTCACCACCAGACCTCGGTGGGAGATCGGGGATCGGGGATCGGGGGCCGATCGATGGTAGGATCACGCCTGCGATAGGACCGCCAGCCCGTCCACGCCGTCTCGGGCCCGGGCCTCCGCGATCACGCCGCCGCCGAGCACGACCTCACCGTCGTAGAACGCCACTGCCTGGCCGGGGGCCGCGGCTCGAGGCCAGGCCTGGAAGCGGACGGCGATCCGTCCGTCTTGGGCCGGCGCGATCACGGCCGGGATGTCCGCCGACGCGTGCCGGATCCTGACCGCGACCTGGCGCGGAGCCGAGAGGCCCGGGACGGCGATCCAGTTGACTTCTTCGGCTTCCAGCTCGGGGCACGCCAGCGCCCCCGCGTCTCCCACGATCAGGGCGTTTCGATCGGGGTCGATCCGGGCGACATACCATGGGGTCCCGCCCCGGACCACGCCCAGGCCGCGCCGTTGCCCCACCGTGTATCGGGCCAGCCCCCGGTGCTGACCCAGGTACTGCCCGTGCAGGTCATAGATCGGACCGGGGCGCAGCGCCCGCGGCTCGAATCGCTCGACCACGGCGGCGTAGTCGCCTCCGGGCACAAAGCAGATCTCCTGGCTGTCCGGCTTGTCGGCGACGCAGAGCCCTGCGCGTCGGGCAATCGCTCGGATCTGCGGCTTCGTGTAGCCGCCGATCGGAAATCTGAGATGGGCGAGCTGACCCTGGAGGAGCCCGGTCAGGACGTATGACTGGTCCTTGCGGGGATCCACGGCGCGGAGCAACCTGAAGCGGCCATCGGGGCCGCGATCGACGCGCGCGTAATGTCCGGTCGCCAACTGATCCATTCCCAGGGCGCGCACCTTTCGGAGCAGGAGATCGAACTTGATCGTCTTGTTGCAGGCGATGCAGGGGTTCGGGGTACGCCCGCGCGCGTACTCCCCCGCGAAATACCCGATCACCTCCCGCTCGAATGTGTCGCGCAGGTTGAGCACATAATGCCGGATCCCGAGGGCGCGCGCCACCGACCGTGCGTCGTCGATCGCGCCGATCCCGCAGCAGCCCTGGCCCTCTTCGGTTTGGGGGACCCAGGTCGGCCACAGGTTCATGGTGAACCCCACGACCTCATGCCCCTCGGCCGCCATCAGGACCGCGGCCACCCCACTGTCCACTCCGCCGCTCATCGCGACGGCGACGTGCGCCATGCGGTCCTCAGTCCCTCCCGAGAAAGGCGTACCGTTTCACGCCTTCCCACCACGAGCGGAGCCGCTGCCGTACCTCCCCTTCGTACCCCGCGGCGGTCGGCTCGTAGTAGGTCCGGTCCTTGACGTTCTCCGGCACGTACTGCTGCGCCACGAACCCGCCGGGATGATCGTGCGGATACGCATAGCCGGCGCCGCGCCCGAGCCGTCGCGCCCCGGGGTACGATGCGTCGCGCAGGTGCTGGGGCACCGGGTGCGCTTGTTCGCGTTCTACGTCCTGCCACGCTCGGGAGATCGCCGTCACCGTGGCGTTGCTCTTCGGAGCGGTCGCGAGGTAGATCGCCGCCTCCGCCATGGGAATCCGCGCCTCGGGGAGCCCCACGAACTGCACCGCGTGCGCGGCGGCCACGGCGATCAGCAACGCCTGGGGGTCTGCCAGGCCGATGTCCTCGGCCGCGTGGACCACCAGGCGGCGCGCGACGAACTTCGGATCCTCGCCGGCCGCGAGCATCCGCGCGAGCCAGTAGACCGCCGCGTCCGGGTCCGATCCGCGGATGCTTTTAATGAATGCCGAGATCATGTCGTAGTGCGCGTCACCGTCGCGATCGTAGAGCAACGCCCGCCGCTGGCCCGCCTCCTCGGCGATCGCAAGCTGGACGCGGCGTACTCCATCCGCATCCGGCGTGGTCGCCCCGGCGGCGACCTCCAGGATGTTGAGCGCGACCCGGGCGTCGCCGTTGGCCACGCCGGCGATATATCGAGCGGCGTCCGGCGCCAACTCGACTCGATCCGGGCCCAACCCGCGAGGATCCGAGACCGCGCGGGCGAGGATCATCTCGAGGTCGCCGGCAGACAGGGGCTCGAGCGTGAACACCCGAGACCGCGAGACCAGCGTAGAGGTGACCTCGAAGAAGGGGTTCTCCGTGGTCGCGCCGATCAGCGTGACGGTGCCGTCCTCGACATAGGGCAGCAGTGCGTCCTGCTGGATCTTGTTGAAGCGGTGGATCTCGTCGATGAACAAGATCGTCCGCGTCCCATACAAAGCCCGACGATCGTGGGCTTCACCGATCACGCGCCGGAGATCGGCCACCCCCGCCGTCACCGCGTTGAGCGTCTCGACGTGGGCGTGGGTGGCGAGCGCGATCACGTGCGCGATCGATGTCTTGCCCGTGCCCGGCGGCCCGTACAAGATCACGGAGGTGAGCGCGTCGCGCTCGATCGCCTGCCGGAGGAGGCGGTCCGGCCCGAGGAGATGAGACTGCCCCGCGATCTCCTCGAGCGATTGGGGACGCATCCGCGCGGCCAGCGGTGCGCTTCGGTCCGGGGTCGTCTCCCGGCTCCGTTCGAACAATTCCATGCTCACATCATGCGCCCGGCGGCTAGGGGTGTCAAGCAAAGGGGCGCGCCGCGCGCCCTTCGTCACCGATGGTGTTCCGCGTCGCTCTTGGCCTCGAGTGCGGTCGGCAGCATCCACCGGCGGCCGTCGCGCGCGAGGAGTACCTGGGCCGCGTGCGGCCCCCAGCTGCCTGCCGCGTAGTTGGGGAACTCGGGGGCCGGGGAACCTTGCCAGGCTTCGAGGATCGGCATCACGATCTCCCAGGCCGCCTCGACCTGGTCGTCCCGCATGAACAGCGTCGCGTCTCCGCGCATCACGTCCCAGAGCAACGTCTCGTAGGCGTCCGGCGACGAGGTCCGAAACGTCTGGCCGTACGCGAACAGCATGTCCACCGGATCGAGGTGCAGGATCGGCCCGGGATTCTTCGCTTGAAACCGCAGCAGGATGCCCTCATCGGGCTGGATCCGCACGATCAGGCGATTGGGTTGCCAGTGCTCGACGGCCTGGGGAGGAAATGCCTGATGGGGGACGGGCCGGAACTGAATCGAGATCTCCGACACTTTGGCGGGCAGGCGCTTTCCCGTGCGCAGGTAGAAGGGCACATCCTGCCACCTCCAGTTGTCGACGAACAGTTGCACCGCCGCGAAGGTCTCGGTGGCGGAGTCCTTGGCGACGCCCGACTCCGACCGATAGGCCGGGACCGGCTGCCCGTCAATCTCTCCGCTCCCATATTGAGCGCGCACGGCCACATGGGGCGCCTCGGCCGGCTCGATCGGCCGGATCGCCCGCAGCACGTCCACCTTCTTGCTGCGGATCTCGTCCGCGTTCATTCGCAGGGGGGGCTCCATCGCGATGAGACAGAGGACCTGAAGCAGGTGGTTCTGGATCATGTCCCGGAGCGCGCCGGAGTGGTCGTAATACCCTCCCCGCTGCTCGACGCCGACGGTCTCGCCGACCGTGACCTGCACGTGATCGATGTATCGGCGGTTCCAGACAGGTTCGAACAGGGCGTTCGCGAAGCGGAAGGCGAGGATGTTCTGCACCGTCTCCTTGCCGAGGTAGTGGTCGATCCGGTAGATCTGGGACTCCTCGAACGCGGCGCCGAGGGTCCTGTTGAGCGCGCGGGCGGAGGCCAGGTCCTGACCAAACGGCTTCTCGACCACGATCCGCGCCCGCGCGTGGTCTCCGGAAAGGCCGGCCGCGCTGAGTCCTCGGACGATCGTCTCCACCGCCGTGGGGGGCGTGGCGAGGTAAAAGATGTGGTTCGCAGCCGTCGCCCACGGCCGCTCTTGTTTCGCCAGACGGTCAGCCAGAGCGGCGTAGAGGCGTGGGTCGTCCAGGTTCCCCGCCTGGAACGACAGTCCCGATGCAAATGCGTCCCATTGCCCGCTGTCCGCTCGGCCGCGCCGGGAGAACTGGTCGACCCCATCGCGGAGCCGGCGGCGGAACTCGTCATCGCCCATCGACGTCCGCGCGACGCCGACCAGGCTGAACTGAGCCGGAGACCACTTGTCGAGAAACAGATCGTAGAGGGCCGGACCAAGCTTGCGCCACGTCAAATCACCGGTCGCGCCGAAGATCACGAGCACGGTGGGACCCGGCCGCAGGTCGGCTGACGACATCCGCGACGCACTCATCTGGATCAGGATTATACTCCGTGCGGCCCACCCCTCCAACCCCCCGAGAGCTGCGCCCACGCACCGCGCTCGCGCGCGGTCACGATTCGGCTCACGCAGGAAGCCGCCGCACCCAGCCCGGAACTAGTGGCGGATACTTAAGCCCGGAGGACCGAGCCGCATGCCGCTGGAGATCGGATATCACTGGTACATGCTGAACGACTACGATCGCAACGAGGCCTACCGGGACGCGATTTGCCGCACCGCCTCGGGCCGGATCGTGTACGATCTGGGGGCGGGAATGGGGCCGATGTCGTATTACGCGCTCAACGCAGGGGCTCGGCGCGTCTACGGATTCGAGGTCGACCGGCACATCTACCCTTACCTGCGCCGGTTGACCCACGCGTTCCCGAACTTTGTCCCGCTGCGTACCAACGCGCTTCGCGCCGCGCTGCCGCGTGAGCTGCCCCATATCGTCGTGTGCGAGATGTGGTCCGCCTGGTTGACCGACTGGCCGATGGTCCAGGTGCTCAACCGAATTCGCCGCCGGGTCCCGAGGGTGGAGGTGATTCCTGTCCGAGGGCACCACGTCGTGCAGCTCGTCGAGGCGCGCCACCGCTCCGGTCTCCCGGTGCGGTTTGCCCCGGGAACGGAAGCCGCGGTGTTCGGCGAGCCGCACGCGACTGCGGAGATGTCGATCCCGGCCCTCGTCGCCGTCACAGATTTCCGGCGCCACGTGCCGCCGATCGACTCGGTCGTCGAGTTGATCCCGTTGACGACCGGGACCGTGAACGCGGTCCGCCTCTATAGTTACGAGGAGGTCTCCGCAGGGCGGATCCTCCCGCGGACAGGAACCCGCACGGATGAACTCTTGCGATGGATCGGGCCCATCGATGTCCGCCGGGGACGTCGAGTCCGGCTCCGGGTCAGGCACCGGTGGAACACCGCTCTCCGCGTGCGGGTCGAATAGTTTGGCTCCCGCTGTGCCGCCGCCCGCAGTTCCCGAACCTGCCCCTCGCAGGTGGGTGTCCTCCCGAGCGGCTCCAACTAGCCCCTCTCGGCGTCCCCCAAGGGGTGCCAGAGAACTCTGGGGCCGTGTTGTCCCCGTCCGGAGACGGACTCCCTTTGTGTATCT
Encoded proteins:
- the zwf gene encoding glucose-6-phosphate dehydrogenase, which gives rise to MSSADLRPGPTVLVIFGATGDLTWRKLGPALYDLFLDKWSPAQFSLVGVARTSMGDDEFRRRLRDGVDQFSRRGRADSGQWDAFASGLSFQAGNLDDPRLYAALADRLAKQERPWATAANHIFYLATPPTAVETIVRGLSAAGLSGDHARARIVVEKPFGQDLASARALNRTLGAAFEESQIYRIDHYLGKETVQNILAFRFANALFEPVWNRRYIDHVQVTVGETVGVEQRGGYYDHSGALRDMIQNHLLQVLCLIAMEPPLRMNADEIRSKKVDVLRAIRPIEPAEAPHVAVRAQYGSGEIDGQPVPAYRSESGVAKDSATETFAAVQLFVDNWRWQDVPFYLRTGKRLPAKVSEISIQFRPVPHQAFPPQAVEHWQPNRLIVRIQPDEGILLRFQAKNPGPILHLDPVDMLFAYGQTFRTSSPDAYETLLWDVMRGDATLFMRDDQVEAAWEIVMPILEAWQGSPAPEFPNYAAGSWGPHAAQVLLARDGRRWMLPTALEAKSDAEHHR
- a CDS encoding replication-associated recombination protein A, encoding MELFERSRETTPDRSAPLAARMRPQSLEEIAGQSHLLGPDRLLRQAIERDALTSVILYGPPGTGKTSIAHVIALATHAHVETLNAVTAGVADLRRVIGEAHDRRALYGTRTILFIDEIHRFNKIQQDALLPYVEDGTVTLIGATTENPFFEVTSTLVSRSRVFTLEPLSAGDLEMILARAVSDPRGLGPDRVELAPDAARYIAGVANGDARVALNILEVAAGATTPDADGVRRVQLAIAEEAGQRRALLYDRDGDAHYDMISAFIKSIRGSDPDAAVYWLARMLAAGEDPKFVARRLVVHAAEDIGLADPQALLIAVAAAHAVQFVGLPEARIPMAEAAIYLATAPKSNATVTAISRAWQDVEREQAHPVPQHLRDASYPGARRLGRGAGYAYPHDHPGGFVAQQYVPENVKDRTYYEPTAAGYEGEVRQRLRSWWEGVKRYAFLGRD
- the mnmA gene encoding tRNA 2-thiouridine(34) synthase MnmA encodes the protein MAHVAVAMSGGVDSGVAAVLMAAEGHEVVGFTMNLWPTWVPQTEEGQGCCGIGAIDDARSVARALGIRHYVLNLRDTFEREVIGYFAGEYARGRTPNPCIACNKTIKFDLLLRKVRALGMDQLATGHYARVDRGPDGRFRLLRAVDPRKDQSYVLTGLLQGQLAHLRFPIGGYTKPQIRAIARRAGLCVADKPDSQEICFVPGGDYAAVVERFEPRALRPGPIYDLHGQYLGQHRGLARYTVGQRRGLGVVRGGTPWYVARIDPDRNALIVGDAGALACPELEAEEVNWIAVPGLSAPRQVAVRIRHASADIPAVIAPAQDGRIAVRFQAWPRAAAPGQAVAFYDGEVVLGGGVIAEARARDGVDGLAVLSQA